Proteins encoded together in one Terriglobus saanensis SP1PR4 window:
- a CDS encoding prenyltransferase/squalene oxidase repeat-containing protein, whose product MRSHYPVPAGLSQQPLWRIDYEQAQILNWLGKTIGPDKLAMLQEPFVYNTYFEKNAYPTFQHQAMALRLRKMISADKNLSSAAWRDYFKLRRRTNGTFNNSVAADGSDGHIVNTLWGMGALEDLGQQVHLPADGIAWIRSCQLETGGFIWCPFPALGRCENMIYTWAAVSLLSQANSKPRDTDGCIRWINEQFTDEGGFRSSPLANPNLTATYYALDALRILGASASKRIRPQSARRSSSLPSTLKVYSAQIEAPGNGSPSEAVRLAQSLDIHLWTAKNASHQWIAEAQRIASMHGFSIQFARGDEEYGTYTSVSGFGTYSHLDDLVAPGDARLGPYPPQKDVPLPWTEFRDTRIKAIREDKGRMVWQFNENEELTRILLDEACHTGDYGAISSFHFGLDDFLDFEPFLMEWEGRLAMIGLQDSHGGESWWWTSQLEGFRTLYLAEDPSWESFLKAIDNKWVLSVRRDASTNHQIEWSGALSEVRRFIADREQDWSWWTGSHSDRPLAMLTVLRPNMPFEIGAPKEGLSIRVRLRFGLGDSPNKAVLYEQQSELVSMHIDDREVHPEQVVLTHDRYLLYNVREPESKVVSVVVRDLANGRTEALHADLR is encoded by the coding sequence GTGCGTTCGCATTATCCGGTACCCGCAGGGCTTTCTCAACAGCCACTCTGGAGGATCGACTATGAACAAGCACAAATACTGAATTGGTTAGGCAAGACCATCGGACCAGACAAGCTTGCGATGTTGCAGGAACCGTTTGTCTATAACACCTATTTTGAAAAAAACGCCTATCCAACATTTCAGCATCAGGCCATGGCGCTGCGCTTGAGAAAAATGATCAGCGCAGACAAGAATCTCTCTTCAGCAGCGTGGCGAGACTACTTCAAACTGCGGAGAAGGACGAATGGCACATTCAACAACAGCGTAGCCGCTGATGGCTCCGATGGCCACATCGTCAATACGCTTTGGGGGATGGGAGCGCTGGAAGACCTCGGACAGCAGGTGCATCTTCCGGCTGACGGAATCGCCTGGATAAGGAGTTGCCAGTTAGAAACCGGAGGATTTATATGGTGTCCTTTTCCCGCGCTGGGTCGATGCGAGAACATGATCTACACATGGGCAGCAGTGTCCCTACTATCTCAGGCAAACTCTAAGCCGCGCGATACGGACGGCTGTATCCGGTGGATCAACGAACAGTTCACGGACGAAGGTGGTTTTCGAAGTTCGCCGCTGGCCAATCCAAACCTTACCGCAACCTACTACGCTCTTGACGCGTTACGAATACTTGGCGCTTCGGCATCGAAGAGAATTCGCCCGCAGTCTGCTCGCAGGAGCTCATCGTTACCTTCGACGCTCAAGGTTTATAGCGCCCAGATCGAGGCGCCGGGCAACGGTAGCCCGAGCGAAGCTGTCAGGCTGGCCCAGAGCTTGGACATTCATCTATGGACAGCAAAGAACGCTTCGCACCAATGGATCGCAGAGGCGCAAAGGATCGCCAGCATGCATGGCTTCAGTATTCAATTCGCCCGCGGTGATGAGGAATACGGAACCTACACGAGCGTAAGCGGCTTCGGAACATATAGCCATCTGGACGACTTGGTCGCTCCAGGCGATGCACGGCTTGGACCATATCCTCCTCAAAAAGACGTTCCATTGCCCTGGACCGAGTTTCGCGATACGCGTATCAAGGCTATCCGTGAAGACAAGGGACGTATGGTGTGGCAGTTCAATGAAAACGAGGAACTGACACGCATTCTGCTGGACGAGGCATGCCATACAGGCGACTATGGCGCAATCAGCAGCTTTCATTTTGGGCTTGATGATTTTCTCGATTTCGAACCCTTCCTCATGGAGTGGGAAGGGCGCCTCGCAATGATTGGCCTGCAGGACTCTCACGGCGGAGAAAGCTGGTGGTGGACAAGCCAACTCGAAGGTTTCCGAACCCTCTATCTTGCTGAAGATCCCTCCTGGGAGAGCTTCCTCAAAGCAATCGATAACAAATGGGTCTTGTCCGTTCGAAGGGATGCATCCACGAACCACCAGATCGAATGGAGCGGCGCATTGTCCGAGGTTCGTCGGTTCATCGCCGACCGAGAGCAGGACTGGTCATGGTGGACCGGTAGCCACTCTGATCGACCGCTAGCCATGCTGACAGTTCTTCGGCCGAACATGCCTTTTGAAATTGGCGCGCCAAAAGAGGGCCTGAGCATCCGTGTGCGTCTGCGCTTTGGCTTGGGCGATAGCCCGAACAAAGCGGTTCTATACGAACAGCAAAGCGAACTCGTATCCATGCACATCGACGATCGGGAGGTGCATCCGGAACAGGTCGTACTGACACATGATCGATATCTCCTCTATAACGTGCGAGAACCCGAATCGAAAGTAGTCAGCGTAGTCGTCCGCGATCTTGCGAACGGCCGGACCGAGGCCCTTCATGCGGACCTTAGATAG
- a CDS encoding TonB-dependent receptor, giving the protein MNSLLRTIGAAVLILAPIEFSSLAHAQVLYGTLVGTVADPSGKSVPGATVIATEVQTGTEHRQTTNGDGGYDLRDLLPGVYKVQVTASGFSQAEQTGLNIRANLIVRVDEKLSVAGTSQTVEVNASNTELQTDSGTIHGELTTRELSNIPIGGFNNYQSLLSLLPGATPSRYQNSVMDTPSRSLTTNINGSSRNNNETAVDGAAIQQVYLPHHTLYNPPTEDIQSVDIVTNSFTAEQGLAGGAVVSVLTKSGTNQFHGTLWEENTNSALAARNYFYNKTYFSGASSSAPKNILNQFGANIGGPILHNKLFFFSGFEGLSQRQLYPEIVSVPTDAERNGDFTGLAALYDPNTGNSDGTGRATIASKNIDGRNAIESGISPAAQRVLALIPHANLPGTSNNLSVAGTYSLDRFSFDEKINWQINPKSSMFAKLSYLRADVMSPSTLGIGGGTGLSPGGSNSGSGYSQTRIFIGGIGYTRTLSQNILFDANFGVGHNDLAWYEADFARNLGPGLGIPGTNSDGNGSYGTDPNQAGLPSFAVTGLETFGNPDAYTPELKNDFTYTYVGNLTWVVGSHTMRFGTQMLNNHLNQYQPQRGFGPRGGFTFTGGVTALKGGASPTSANAFAQFLLGLPDSLGKSYQFENPISETEWQYGVYAQDQWQASHRLTLTYGLRWELYPIMSGMDRYDFTTNRMVLGGTNGQPTGAGSNASKLQFAPRFGFAYRIDDKTVLRGGYGISIDPYPFTRAMRDPYPVTIAQTINANNSYVAAGNFVTGIPGYATVAPAIGGDGTVALPLTAYTKTLPAGNFRRGYVQSMNFTVERSLPAGFDLTASYVGTQTIRQTTYFEANAGQTPGLGAAGQPLYAAFGRNAETQVILPYNTAHYDGLQFSLKHPFKHGVLLTTSYTYSKSLDEASDDDSVPLFNAVAYQYRNRAVSDFDRKHVFDMGFTAELPFGKGHAFLRERGIASAIIGGWKVNAVISKYTGLPFTPVASATSLNAAFNTQVANQISPHVATLHGIGKFSTWFDTSAFAPVTTSSFGTANRNSLRGPGDADLDLGISRDFPLKERLHLELRGEAFNLTNTPNFAVPANNVSNSNFGQITSTFGSAADSRIIRFTGKLNF; this is encoded by the coding sequence ATGAATTCACTTTTACGAACGATCGGAGCCGCAGTACTGATACTTGCGCCGATAGAGTTCAGTTCCCTTGCGCATGCCCAGGTTCTGTACGGCACCCTTGTTGGAACAGTGGCCGATCCAAGCGGAAAATCAGTTCCTGGTGCAACCGTTATTGCAACCGAAGTCCAGACGGGAACAGAACACCGGCAAACGACAAACGGTGATGGTGGGTACGATCTTCGTGATCTCCTGCCCGGTGTTTACAAGGTCCAGGTCACCGCCAGTGGGTTCTCTCAAGCCGAGCAGACGGGCCTCAATATTCGAGCAAACCTCATCGTGCGCGTCGATGAAAAGCTCAGCGTTGCCGGGACCTCGCAGACAGTTGAGGTGAATGCATCGAACACTGAGCTGCAGACCGACAGCGGGACGATCCATGGCGAACTTACGACGAGAGAGCTTAGCAACATTCCGATCGGAGGATTCAATAACTATCAGAGTCTTCTTAGCCTGCTGCCGGGCGCAACTCCATCGCGATACCAGAATTCCGTGATGGACACTCCTTCCCGCTCCTTGACGACCAACATCAACGGGTCATCCCGCAACAACAATGAAACCGCTGTTGATGGTGCTGCCATTCAGCAGGTCTATCTTCCGCACCACACCCTCTACAACCCGCCCACCGAAGACATCCAATCCGTTGACATCGTGACGAACAGCTTCACCGCCGAGCAAGGTCTGGCTGGCGGCGCAGTCGTTTCGGTCCTTACCAAATCCGGGACGAATCAGTTTCACGGAACACTCTGGGAGGAGAATACAAATTCGGCGCTCGCCGCAAGAAACTATTTCTACAACAAGACCTACTTCTCAGGTGCGAGCAGTTCGGCCCCGAAAAATATCCTGAACCAGTTCGGAGCGAACATTGGTGGTCCGATCCTTCACAACAAACTCTTCTTCTTCTCCGGCTTTGAAGGTCTATCCCAGCGCCAGCTCTATCCCGAAATCGTCTCGGTCCCAACAGATGCAGAGCGAAACGGGGACTTTACAGGTTTGGCTGCACTATACGATCCCAACACTGGTAACTCTGACGGAACGGGACGTGCGACCATAGCGAGCAAGAACATCGACGGACGAAATGCGATTGAGAGCGGCATCAGTCCCGCGGCTCAAAGAGTTCTCGCTCTCATCCCGCATGCCAATCTTCCTGGGACCTCAAACAACCTCTCCGTTGCAGGCACATACAGTCTGGATCGCTTCTCCTTCGACGAAAAGATCAACTGGCAGATCAATCCAAAATCTTCGATGTTCGCAAAACTAAGCTACCTCAGGGCCGACGTCATGTCTCCGAGCACGCTGGGAATCGGCGGAGGTACAGGTCTTAGCCCCGGAGGGAGCAATTCGGGCTCCGGCTATAGTCAGACTCGCATTTTTATCGGTGGCATCGGCTATACACGTACTCTCTCGCAAAACATATTGTTCGACGCGAACTTCGGCGTTGGGCATAACGATCTCGCATGGTATGAGGCCGATTTTGCAAGGAACCTCGGGCCTGGCCTTGGAATACCGGGAACAAACAGTGACGGCAACGGAAGCTATGGGACCGATCCCAACCAGGCGGGCTTGCCTTCATTCGCGGTCACTGGACTTGAGACGTTCGGCAATCCGGATGCTTATACCCCAGAGCTGAAAAATGACTTTACCTACACGTACGTTGGCAACCTGACGTGGGTGGTTGGTTCGCATACCATGCGCTTCGGTACACAGATGCTCAACAATCATCTGAACCAGTATCAACCACAGAGAGGATTTGGTCCGCGCGGTGGCTTTACATTCACCGGCGGTGTCACCGCTCTCAAAGGCGGCGCGTCTCCAACCTCAGCCAACGCATTTGCACAGTTCCTGCTGGGGCTTCCTGACTCCCTTGGGAAAAGCTATCAATTCGAGAACCCCATCTCCGAGACGGAATGGCAATACGGTGTCTACGCGCAGGACCAGTGGCAGGCTTCCCATCGTTTGACACTGACCTACGGTCTCCGTTGGGAGTTGTATCCAATCATGTCCGGCATGGATCGGTACGATTTCACAACAAATCGTATGGTTCTTGGAGGAACCAACGGACAGCCAACCGGAGCTGGATCGAATGCCAGCAAACTGCAGTTCGCTCCTCGCTTTGGATTCGCCTATCGTATCGATGACAAGACCGTCCTTCGAGGTGGATATGGAATCAGTATTGATCCTTATCCTTTCACTCGTGCCATGCGCGATCCTTACCCAGTAACCATAGCCCAAACCATCAATGCAAACAATTCCTATGTGGCCGCTGGCAATTTCGTAACCGGCATCCCCGGATATGCGACCGTCGCACCCGCGATTGGCGGTGACGGTACCGTCGCGCTTCCGCTCACCGCATATACAAAAACTCTGCCAGCGGGTAACTTCCGCAGAGGCTATGTTCAATCGATGAACTTCACGGTCGAGCGGTCGCTCCCTGCAGGCTTCGACCTCACGGCGAGCTACGTGGGAACGCAGACCATTCGCCAGACCACGTACTTTGAAGCGAATGCAGGACAGACTCCCGGACTCGGCGCTGCGGGACAGCCCCTCTACGCTGCCTTCGGTCGCAATGCCGAAACGCAGGTCATCCTTCCCTACAACACGGCTCACTACGACGGATTGCAGTTCAGCCTCAAACATCCGTTCAAGCATGGGGTGCTGCTGACAACCTCGTATACCTACAGCAAGTCTCTCGATGAAGCTTCAGACGATGACAGCGTACCACTGTTCAACGCAGTTGCTTATCAGTATCGCAATCGTGCAGTCAGTGACTTTGATCGAAAGCATGTTTTCGACATGGGCTTCACCGCCGAGCTTCCTTTTGGAAAAGGCCATGCCTTCCTGCGTGAGCGTGGCATCGCCAGTGCAATTATCGGGGGATGGAAAGTGAACGCGGTTATCTCAAAGTACACGGGATTACCCTTTACCCCTGTGGCTTCTGCTACCTCGCTCAACGCGGCATTCAATACGCAGGTCGCGAATCAGATTTCACCTCATGTTGCTACGCTGCACGGGATTGGGAAGTTCTCTACCTGGTTTGATACATCTGCTTTCGCACCGGTCACAACATCCAGCTTCGGAACGGCAAATCGCAACTCACTACGAGGCCCCGGCGATGCTGATCTTGATCTGGGTATCTCCAGAGACTTCCCCCTCAAGGAGCGACTGCATCTGGAGTTGCGGGGAGAGGCCTTCAATCTCACCAACACGCCAAATTTCGCGGTGCCAGCAAACAATGTCTCAAACAGCAACTTCGGCCAGATCACTTCGACCTTCGGAAGTGCAGCGGATTCAAGGATCATTCGATTCACCGGCAAGCTGAATTTCTGA
- a CDS encoding ComEC/Rec2 family competence protein: MDIHHISTGRGNVAFAVCPDGTTILIDAGALQAAPDGDSDEKYRISHLPDASRRPGEWIARYISRHMPFGRQPEIDYFILTHLHSDHMGGLDLLTPRPAMSRLGPYQLTGVMDVHEQIPIKIILDRAYPDYNYPVELNDPHQLNYRKFISSFAKSGGTVERFVPGSSRQIALRHSSPGTYPMFTVQNLAANGKVWNGKDHDAVDTFPSLKTLATSDYPTENKCSVALRLSYGGFRYFSAGDMDHDVTYGRQPWGDIESAVAKAAGPVDVAVANHHGYVNACGASWVGSLRPRAFIVSAWDSAHPTIPSLGNMLSEDLYAGPRDVYSTALKPENIIATKRLREIQSGNGHVVVRVPPSGRSFEVAITTNLDESDAMIAKFGPYETKLQGK, from the coding sequence TTGGATATTCATCACATCTCCACCGGCCGCGGCAATGTAGCGTTTGCTGTTTGTCCCGATGGGACGACGATTTTAATTGACGCCGGCGCGCTGCAGGCCGCGCCCGACGGGGACAGCGATGAGAAATACCGGATCTCACATCTTCCTGATGCATCTCGCAGACCAGGGGAATGGATCGCACGCTACATTTCGCGTCATATGCCATTTGGTCGTCAACCAGAGATCGATTATTTCATTCTGACCCACCTGCACTCCGATCACATGGGTGGACTTGATCTTTTGACTCCAAGGCCAGCCATGTCTCGTCTGGGACCTTACCAACTAACTGGAGTCATGGATGTTCACGAACAAATCCCGATCAAAATAATTCTCGACCGGGCTTATCCCGACTACAACTATCCCGTCGAACTGAACGATCCTCATCAACTCAACTATCGGAAGTTCATATCTTCTTTCGCGAAAAGCGGCGGAACCGTGGAACGCTTTGTGCCCGGATCCTCAAGACAGATAGCACTTCGTCACTCAAGTCCAGGAACCTACCCTATGTTTACGGTGCAGAATTTAGCAGCCAACGGAAAAGTCTGGAATGGAAAAGATCATGATGCCGTCGACACATTTCCCTCGCTCAAGACTCTGGCCACATCGGATTATCCGACCGAAAATAAATGTTCCGTCGCTCTGCGGCTTTCTTATGGCGGATTCCGTTATTTTTCGGCCGGTGACATGGATCATGACGTCACCTACGGTCGGCAGCCGTGGGGCGATATTGAATCAGCAGTTGCGAAAGCGGCAGGCCCCGTTGATGTGGCTGTGGCGAACCATCATGGCTATGTCAATGCCTGCGGAGCGAGTTGGGTTGGCTCTCTTCGCCCAAGGGCATTCATCGTGAGCGCGTGGGACTCGGCGCATCCCACCATTCCCTCTCTGGGGAACATGTTGAGCGAAGATCTCTATGCCGGGCCGCGTGATGTGTATTCGACAGCTCTGAAACCTGAAAACATCATCGCGACAAAACGTCTGAGAGAGATCCAGAGCGGAAATGGACATGTCGTAGTGCGCGTTCCCCCGAGCGGACGTTCCTTTGAGGTAGCCATCACAACGAACCTTGATGAAAGTGATGCCATGATCGCCAAGTTCGGACCATACGAAACAAAATTGCAAGGCAAGTAG